From Acomys russatus chromosome 25, mAcoRus1.1, whole genome shotgun sequence, a single genomic window includes:
- the LOC127208546 gene encoding group 10 secretory phospholipase A2-like: MCELSLCPPVMLLLLLLLLLLGPGLSQATRRSHVHKRGILELVGTLDCVGSRSPIAYMSYGCYCGLGGHGEPLDAIDWCCRHHDCCYTRAQEAGCSPKIDRYLWKCLDRRIQCGPAENKCQEIMCKCDEELAYCLAGTEYNLKYFLYPSAFCEKDSPKCD; the protein is encoded by the exons ATGTGTGAGCTGTCTCTGTGCCCGCCAGTGatgctgttactgctgctgctgctgctgctgcttggacCTGGACTCAGCCAGG CAACCAGAAGGTCACATGTGCACAAGCGTGGGATCCTGGAATTGGTGGGGACCTTGGATTGTGTTGGTTCTCGATCACCCATCGCCTACATGAGCTATGGCTGTTACTGTGGCCTGGGTGGCCATGGAGAGCCACTTGATGCCATTGACTG GTGCTGCCGTCACCATGACTGCTGTTACACTCGAGCTCAGGAGGCCGGCTGCAGCCCCAAGATAGACCGCTACCTGTGGAAATGCCTGGACCGTCGCATCCAGTGTG GACCAGCAGAGAACAAATGCCAGGAAATCATGTGCAAGTGTGACGAGGAGCTTGCATACTGCCTCGCAGGGACAGAGTACAACCTGAAATACTTCCTCTACCCCTCGGCTTTCTGTGAAAAGGATTCTCCCAAGTGCGACTGA